The Pseudomonas sp. IB20 region CACCGTCACCCTGATCGACCTCGACGACGCCCAGGCCAGCAGCGGCAACAGTTTGCTCTCAGTGGTAGCGCAACTGTCCCTGAGCCTGGGCGTGGCCTGTGCCGGTGCGTTGCTCGGCGGCTTTACCGCTGAGGCCGGTAACGATGGCGTGGAAAGCGTGCTCGGCGCATTCCAGTTGACCTTCCTCACCGTGGGCATCATGGCCATGCTGGCGGCGGCGATCTTCCTGCAACTGTCGCCAACGGACGGCAAACGCGTGGTCAGCCGCGAGCACGACATCGAGCATTAACAGGCTTCTCGTCTAGAACTTGCAACGCGTGGTCAGCCGCGAGCACGACATCGAGCATTAACAGGCTTCTCGTCTAGAACTTGCAGGGAAATTCCCACGAGACTGGTACACTGCGCGACATTTTGTTTTGCAGAGCCAGTCCCGTGACTACCATCGCCACCGCTTTTAATACTTTGCCGCTCTCCGCCGCCATGCTGGCTAACCTCGACTCGCTGGGTTATGTCGAGATGACGCAGATCCAGGCGCAAAGCTTGCCGGTGATCCTCAAAGGGCTGGACCTGATTGCCCAGGCCAAGACCGGCAGCGGCAAGACCGCCGCCTTCGGCATCGGCCTGTTGAACCCGATCAACCCGCGCTACTTCGGCTGCCAGGCCCTGGTGATGTGCCCGACGCGTGAGCTGGCCGACCAAGTCGCCAAGGAAATCCGTCGCCTGGCGCGTGCCGAAGACAACATCAAGGTGCTGACCCTGTGTGGCGGCGTGTCCCTCGGCCCGCAGATCGCCTCGCTGGAACACGGCGCCCACGTCATCGTCGGCACCCCGGGCCGCATCCAGCAGCACCTGCGCAAAGGTTCGCTGGTGCTGGACGGCTTGAACACGCTGATCCTCGACGAAGCCGACCGCATGCTCGACATGGGCTTCTACGACGCCATCGAAGACATCATCAGCAAGACCCCGGCGCGCCGCCAGACCCTGCTGTTCTCGGCCACCTACCCGGTGAGCATCAAGCAGCTGGCCTCGAAATTCATGCGCGCGCCGCAGCAAGTGAAGGCCGAAGCGTTCCACTCCGACGACCAGATCGAGCAGCGCTTCTACGAGATTTCTCCGGAAGAGCGCATGGACGCCGTGACCAAGGTACTGGCGCATTTCCGTCCAGCCTCTTGCGTGGCGTTCTGCTTCACCAAGCAGCAAGTGCAGGAAACTGTGGACCACCTGACGTCCAAGGGCATTTCCGCCGTCGGCCTGCATGGCGACCTGGAACAGCGCGACCGCGACCAGGTACTGGCGATGTTCGCCAACCGCAGTACCTCGGTACTGGTAGCCACCGACGTGGCCGCGCGTGGTTTGGACATTGACTCGCTGGACATGGTGATCAACGTCGAACTGGCCCGTGACTCGGAAATCCACATTCACCGTGTAGGCCGTACTGGCCGCGCCGGTGAGACCGGCCTCGCCATCAGCTTGGTGGCGCCGTCCGAAGCGCACCGCGCCCAGGCCATCGAGCAGCTGCAGAAATCGCCGTTGAACTGGGACCAGTTGGACAACCTCAAGCCTCAGAGCGGCGGCCCGTTGCTGCCGGTGATGAGCACCCTGTGCATCGCCGCCGGCCGTAAAGACAAGGTTCGCCCGGGCGACATCCTCGGCGCCTTGACCGGTGATGCCGGCATCCCCGGTGCCCAGGTCGGCAAGATCGCGATCTTTGACTTCCAGGCCTTCGTGGCCGTGGAGCGCGGGATCGCCAAGCAGGCCCTGCAGCGCTTGAATGACGGCAAGATCAAAGGCCGTTCGTTGCGCGTGCGGATCCTGTAAAGATCTCAAGCTATACAGAGATCTAAATGTGGGAGCGGCTTGTGTGGGAGCTGGCTTGCCTGCGATAGCATCACCTCGGTTACTGAAHACCGAGGTGCCTGCATCGCGGGCAAGCCCGGCTCCCACACAGCCCGCTCCCACATTTGACTGATTCCAATTCAGAATTTGTATGAGGACACCGTTTTGCGCTCGACCGAAGTTGTGATCATTGGCGCCGGCGCCGCAGGTTTGATGTGCGCGCTGACCGCCGCCGGGCGTGGGCGCAAGGTGATGTTGATCGACCACGCGAACAAGGCCGGCAAAAAGATCCTGATGTCCGGCGGTGGCCGCTGCAATTTCACCAATATGTACACCGAGCCTGCCAACTTCCTCTCGCACAACGCCCACTTCTGCAAGTCCGCCCTGGCCCGCTACACCCAGTGGGATTTCATCGGGCTGGTGGCCAAGCACGGCGTGCCGTATCACGAGAAGAAGCTCGGCCAACTGTTCTGCGATAACAAATCCAGCGACATC contains the following coding sequences:
- the dbpA gene encoding ATP-dependent RNA helicase DbpA — its product is MLANLDSLGYVEMTQIQAQSLPVILKGLDLIAQAKTGSGKTAAFGIGLLNPINPRYFGCQALVMCPTRELADQVAKEIRRLARAEDNIKVLTLCGGVSLGPQIASLEHGAHVIVGTPGRIQQHLRKGSLVLDGLNTLILDEADRMLDMGFYDAIEDIISKTPARRQTLLFSATYPVSIKQLASKFMRAPQQVKAEAFHSDDQIEQRFYEISPEERMDAVTKVLAHFRPASCVAFCFTKQQVQETVDHLTSKGISAVGLHGDLEQRDRDQVLAMFANRSTSVLVATDVAARGLDIDSLDMVINVELARDSEIHIHRVGRTGRAGETGLAISLVAPSEAHRAQAIEQLQKSPLNWDQLDNLKPQSGGPLLPVMSTLCIAAGRKDKVRPGDILGALTGDAGIPGAQVGKIAIFDFQAFVAVERGIAKQALQRLNDGKIKGRSLRVRIL